The following coding sequences lie in one Thalassoglobus polymorphus genomic window:
- the rpoC gene encoding DNA-directed RNA polymerase subunit beta': protein MSVGEGAYDRVNDYGAVKISLASPHDIRSWSFGEVKKPETINYRTYRPERDGLFCERIFGPEKDWECACGKYRGMKYKGMICDRCGVKVTHSRVRRKRMGHIELAAPVVHIWFFKSMPSRLGAMLAMKTTSLEKVVYFQEYVVTDPGDTPLRKCQLLTEDEAKEAREKYGAGEFKIEMGAEAIFSLLTNINLVEESVTLRQELRETGSQQKTKDLIKRLKVIEALRDSENRPEWMVLHCVPVIPPDLRPLVMLESGNFATSDLNDLYRRIINRNNRLKKLVDLNAPEVIVRNEKRMLQQSVDALFDNGRCKRPVLGSSNRPLKSLTDMIKGKQGRFRENLLGKRVDYSARSVIVVGPELQLHQCGLPKKIALELFQPFIIRRLKELGHADTIKSAKRMLERRDEEVWDILDEVITNHPVLLNRAPTLHRMGIQAFEPVLVEGHAIRVHPLVCKGFNADFDGDQMAVHLPLSIEAQVEATTLMMSTNNVFSPANGDPIISPSQDIVMGCYYCTMRRPGRRGEGLVFASPDECMTAYQQGVVERHAAVKVRLPKDKRVKGEGAESFKSGGLVETSPGRVMFNDILPRNMAFYNKTLSSKDLSNVISDCHLEVGRRETIELLDLMKNIGFTESTRSGLSFGTTDLVVAPNKEQVILKGETEVLKQQKLYDRGVITGAERYNKVIDIWTHAREEITEVMKTELENDVREDGAYVNPIHLMAESGARGGVEQIRQLSGMRGLMAKPSGEIIETPIKSNFREGLTVLEYFSSTHGARKGLADTALKTADSGYLTRKLADVCQNLVITMNDCQTTNGVTRGILYRGEKVEVSLADAIRGRTSRTNIVDPITDEVIVREGELITVDISRRIEDMGLERIQVRSPMACEAELGLCQKCYGMDLSTGRLVEEGLAVGIIAAQSIGEPGTQLTMRTFHIGGVAQGDVEESDMKTRKAGRVKFARIRSVINTEGQAIVLARQGEIVIIDPKNRELERYNVPAGSMLRVKEDEDVKVDQVLCEWDPHSVPILAEVGGRVRFEDLIEGRSIRSEKDASGFVRSTVIEHKGDLHPQIVLEDSTGKILDYYYLPERANIEVKEGGQVSAGAVLAKQPREASGTQDITGGLPRVTELFEARKPKDPAVVAEIDGEIELVPERKRGKRVIVVHGQDGTDAEHSIPHGKALLVHSGDLVTAGDALVRGPLVPHDILRVSGEEAVHQYLLHEIQNVYRAQRVGIDDKHIELVVSQMLRKVRIDDVGDTDLLPGVIVDKWEFRRVNRELMNCVRITDSGATEFVVGDVVPLETVEEVNDQLEADGEDVIEFTRPRPASASTQLLGITKAAVQSESFISAASFQETTKVLTEAALAGKSDQLVGLKENVILGHLIPAGTGFKLHQESEVRIRPEAQQELREEHARVLAARREMLSENEELGGMHPGREAPQPPPPALGDIPSFTDLSPDD from the coding sequence GTGAGCGTCGGAGAAGGTGCTTACGATCGCGTTAACGACTATGGTGCCGTGAAGATTAGTCTCGCGAGTCCGCACGATATTCGTAGCTGGTCGTTCGGTGAAGTCAAAAAACCGGAAACAATCAACTATCGGACCTATCGACCTGAGCGCGATGGTTTATTCTGTGAACGTATTTTTGGTCCTGAAAAGGATTGGGAATGTGCTTGCGGGAAATATCGCGGGATGAAATACAAGGGGATGATCTGCGACCGCTGCGGCGTCAAAGTGACTCACTCTCGTGTTCGTCGTAAACGAATGGGCCATATTGAACTGGCTGCGCCAGTTGTACATATCTGGTTCTTCAAGAGTATGCCCAGTCGTCTGGGTGCGATGCTCGCGATGAAAACGACCAGCCTGGAAAAGGTTGTTTACTTTCAGGAATATGTTGTCACCGATCCTGGGGATACTCCACTTCGTAAATGTCAGTTGCTGACAGAAGACGAAGCGAAAGAAGCCCGTGAAAAATATGGTGCTGGCGAATTCAAAATTGAGATGGGTGCGGAAGCGATTTTCTCGCTGCTGACGAACATCAATCTCGTTGAAGAGTCTGTCACACTTCGGCAGGAACTTCGCGAGACCGGATCACAGCAAAAGACGAAGGACCTGATTAAGCGGCTGAAGGTCATCGAAGCGCTCCGAGACAGTGAGAACCGTCCTGAGTGGATGGTGCTGCACTGTGTCCCAGTGATTCCACCAGACTTGCGTCCATTGGTGATGCTTGAGTCAGGCAATTTTGCAACAAGTGATTTGAACGACTTATATCGTCGAATTATTAACCGGAATAACCGGTTGAAAAAACTTGTCGACCTCAATGCTCCAGAAGTGATTGTTCGCAACGAAAAACGAATGTTGCAACAGTCAGTTGATGCACTGTTCGACAACGGTCGTTGTAAGCGTCCTGTCCTGGGATCATCGAACCGTCCGTTGAAATCACTGACGGACATGATCAAAGGTAAGCAGGGTCGTTTCCGTGAGAACCTGCTCGGAAAACGTGTCGATTATTCCGCACGTTCCGTGATTGTGGTCGGGCCGGAACTTCAGTTGCACCAATGTGGTTTGCCGAAGAAGATCGCTCTGGAACTGTTCCAACCGTTTATTATTCGCCGCCTGAAGGAACTGGGGCACGCTGATACGATCAAGTCTGCCAAGCGAATGCTTGAGCGTCGTGATGAAGAGGTTTGGGATATTCTCGACGAGGTGATTACAAATCATCCGGTCCTTCTGAACCGTGCACCAACATTGCACCGTATGGGAATTCAGGCATTTGAGCCGGTTCTCGTGGAAGGTCACGCGATTCGAGTCCATCCACTTGTCTGTAAAGGATTCAACGCTGATTTCGACGGCGATCAGATGGCTGTCCACTTGCCGCTTTCTATTGAAGCGCAAGTTGAAGCGACAACTCTGATGATGTCGACGAACAACGTCTTCAGTCCGGCCAACGGCGACCCGATTATTTCGCCGTCACAGGATATCGTGATGGGTTGCTACTACTGCACCATGCGTCGCCCTGGTCGTCGTGGCGAAGGTCTTGTCTTTGCATCTCCTGATGAGTGTATGACTGCCTATCAACAGGGTGTCGTCGAGCGACATGCTGCTGTGAAAGTGCGTCTTCCTAAAGACAAGCGGGTGAAAGGCGAAGGAGCCGAGAGCTTTAAGTCTGGTGGTCTTGTAGAGACATCTCCTGGTCGAGTCATGTTTAATGACATCCTTCCGAGGAACATGGCGTTCTACAACAAGACGCTTAGTAGTAAAGATCTTTCTAACGTTATTTCTGACTGTCACCTGGAAGTTGGACGTCGAGAAACGATTGAACTTCTCGATTTGATGAAGAATATCGGTTTCACAGAATCGACTCGTTCGGGACTTTCATTCGGAACAACAGATCTCGTTGTTGCACCGAATAAAGAACAGGTGATTCTCAAAGGTGAAACGGAAGTTCTGAAGCAACAGAAGTTGTACGATCGTGGTGTGATCACCGGAGCAGAACGGTACAACAAGGTGATCGATATCTGGACTCATGCTCGGGAAGAAATTACCGAAGTGATGAAGACAGAACTGGAGAACGACGTCCGTGAAGATGGTGCCTATGTGAATCCGATTCACTTGATGGCCGAGTCTGGTGCTCGTGGTGGTGTCGAACAGATTCGTCAGCTTTCCGGTATGCGTGGTCTGATGGCCAAGCCGAGTGGTGAGATCATCGAGACACCTATTAAGTCGAACTTCCGTGAAGGATTGACGGTACTCGAGTACTTCTCATCGACTCACGGTGCTCGTAAAGGTCTGGCTGATACCGCTTTGAAAACTGCGGATTCTGGTTACTTGACACGGAAACTGGCTGATGTTTGCCAGAACCTTGTTATCACCATGAATGATTGCCAAACGACTAACGGCGTGACTCGCGGAATTCTTTACCGTGGGGAAAAGGTCGAAGTCAGTCTAGCTGATGCGATTCGTGGTCGAACCAGTCGAACAAACATCGTCGATCCAATTACGGACGAAGTGATTGTTCGTGAAGGGGAATTGATCACCGTCGACATTTCGCGACGCATTGAAGATATGGGACTGGAGCGTATTCAGGTCCGCAGCCCAATGGCATGCGAAGCTGAACTTGGTCTGTGCCAAAAATGTTACGGAATGGACCTCTCAACAGGTCGGTTGGTCGAAGAGGGGCTGGCGGTCGGAATTATCGCTGCTCAGAGTATCGGGGAACCGGGAACTCAGTTGACCATGCGGACGTTCCACATCGGTGGTGTGGCTCAAGGGGATGTCGAAGAAAGTGACATGAAGACACGTAAAGCTGGTCGTGTGAAATTTGCACGGATCCGCAGCGTGATCAACACCGAAGGTCAGGCAATCGTTCTGGCTCGACAGGGTGAAATCGTCATCATCGACCCGAAAAATCGTGAACTTGAAAGGTACAATGTGCCTGCAGGTTCAATGTTGCGGGTCAAAGAAGATGAGGATGTCAAAGTCGATCAGGTACTTTGTGAATGGGATCCGCACTCGGTGCCTATTCTTGCTGAAGTCGGCGGACGTGTTCGCTTTGAGGATTTGATCGAAGGTCGTTCAATTCGTTCGGAGAAAGATGCCAGCGGTTTTGTGCGATCCACTGTGATTGAACACAAAGGGGATCTGCATCCGCAAATCGTTCTTGAAGATAGTACCGGGAAAATTCTCGACTACTACTACTTGCCTGAACGTGCAAACATTGAAGTGAAAGAGGGTGGGCAAGTTTCAGCTGGAGCTGTGCTTGCGAAACAACCTCGTGAAGCTTCTGGAACTCAGGACATCACAGGTGGTCTACCTCGTGTGACTGAATTGTTCGAAGCACGGAAACCGAAGGATCCTGCGGTTGTTGCAGAGATCGATGGTGAAATTGAACTTGTTCCTGAACGCAAACGTGGCAAGCGTGTGATCGTGGTTCACGGGCAGGATGGAACCGATGCCGAGCATTCCATCCCGCATGGTAAGGCTTTGCTGGTTCACTCTGGCGATCTTGTGACTGCTGGTGACGCACTGGTTCGTGGTCCATTGGTGCCACACGATATTCTGCGAGTGAGTGGTGAAGAGGCAGTTCATCAATACCTGCTCCATGAAATTCAGAATGTGTACCGAGCTCAGCGTGTGGGAATTGATGATAAGCATATCGAGCTTGTCGTTTCACAGATGCTCCGCAAGGTTCGAATCGACGATGTGGGAGATACTGATCTGCTCCCAGGTGTGATTGTCGATAAGTGGGAATTCCGACGCGTCAACCGTGAGTTGATGAATTGTGTTCGAATTACCGATTCGGGAGCGACTGAGTTCGTCGTGGGCGATGTGGTCCCTCTCGAAACTGTCGAAGAGGTGAATGATCAACTCGAAGCTGATGGTGAAGATGTGATCGAATTCACCCGGCCTCGTCCTGCAAGTGCCAGCACTCAGTTGTTGGGAATCACAAAAGCAGCTGTTCAGAGCGAAAGCTTTATCTCAGCTGCAAGTTTCCAGGAAACGACCAAAGTGCTCACCGAAGCTGCGTTGGCAGGGAAGTCAGATCAACTTGTTGGTCTGAAAGAAAACGTGATTCTTGGTCACTTGATTCCGGCGGGAACCGGATTCAAATTACACCAGGAATCGGAAGTGCGAATTCGTCCCGAAGCTCAGCAGGAATTGCGAGAAGAGCATGCTCGTGTCCTTGCAGCACGTCGAGAAATGCTCAGCGAGAACGAAGAACTCGGTGGCATGCATCCGGGAAGAGAGGCTCCTCAGCCTCCGCCTCCAGCGTTGGGTGACATTCCTTCATTCACTGATCTGTCACCGGACGATTAA
- the rplA gene encoding 50S ribosomal protein L1: MGKPSKRQQAYRKVVSSLEPSSVSDAVAALKGLDENLPKGIEPPKGDQSVELAVRLGVDPKHADQIVRGSIVLPHGIGKSQRVLVFCKEQNIDKALEAGADFAGAKELADKVKDGWLEFDVAIATPDMMGVVGPLGRVLGPRGLMPSPKAGTVTQDVTTAVTEYKAGKVEFRVDDAGIVHCLVGKMSFDETQLTENIEALLKLIQQLRPQAAKGVYVRSVTVSGTQTPGVPIVAA; encoded by the coding sequence ATGGGTAAGCCATCCAAGCGACAACAAGCCTATCGTAAAGTAGTTTCAAGTCTGGAGCCAAGCTCGGTTTCGGATGCTGTTGCTGCCTTGAAAGGCTTGGATGAAAATCTTCCTAAGGGGATTGAGCCTCCAAAAGGAGATCAGTCGGTTGAGCTTGCTGTTCGGCTCGGTGTCGATCCGAAGCATGCTGATCAAATTGTTCGTGGTTCAATTGTCTTGCCACACGGAATCGGGAAGTCTCAAAGAGTTCTTGTTTTCTGTAAAGAGCAAAACATTGACAAGGCATTGGAGGCTGGTGCTGACTTTGCTGGTGCCAAAGAGCTTGCTGATAAAGTGAAGGATGGCTGGCTTGAGTTCGATGTTGCAATTGCGACGCCGGATATGATGGGAGTCGTCGGCCCGTTGGGGCGAGTGCTAGGTCCTCGCGGTCTGATGCCATCGCCTAAGGCCGGGACAGTGACTCAGGATGTTACGACGGCTGTGACGGAATACAAAGCAGGTAAAGTTGAATTTCGGGTTGATGATGCCGGGATAGTTCACTGCCTTGTTGGAAAGATGTCTTTTGACGAAACCCAGCTTACAGAAAACATTGAGGCGTTGTTGAAGCTGATTCAGCAATTGCGTCCGCAGGCTGCTAAGGGCGTTTATGTTCGTTCAGTGACTGTCTCTGGGACGCAAACTCCAGGTGTTCCAATTGTTGCAGCTTAG
- the rplL gene encoding 50S ribosomal protein L7/L12 codes for MSAEAPEAPAKEFDDNTKTLGDQLVGLTLLQAKALADYLKDVHGIEPAGGGVVMAAGPAAGGGDEGGAAAEQTSFDVILTGFGDAKINVIKAVRSITGLGLKEAKTMVESAPSPLKEGVEKDEAEKLVKDIEEAGGTAELK; via the coding sequence ATGTCAGCTGAAGCCCCAGAAGCACCAGCAAAAGAATTTGACGACAATACAAAAACCCTCGGAGACCAACTCGTTGGTCTTACGCTGCTTCAGGCAAAAGCTCTTGCTGACTACCTGAAAGACGTTCATGGCATTGAGCCAGCTGGTGGCGGTGTTGTGATGGCTGCCGGTCCTGCTGCAGGTGGCGGAGACGAAGGTGGCGCTGCTGCAGAGCAGACGTCATTTGATGTCATCCTCACTGGATTCGGTGACGCGAAAATCAATGTCATCAAAGCTGTTCGAAGCATCACCGGACTTGGCCTGAAAGAGGCTAAGACTATGGTTGAAAGTGCTCCATCACCATTGAAAGAAGGTGTTGAAAAAGACGAAGCTGAAAAGCTCGTTAAGGACATCGAAGAGGCTGGTGGAACTGCTGAGTTGAAGTAA
- the rplJ gene encoding 50S ribosomal protein L10, whose translation MSKVVKKMMLDDLRNKLDGRRDFLVLDLSKLDAVANNEMRLELAQKGITLLGIKNRLLQVILRDAGLDELDGPLSGPSTLAWGGEDIVGLSREMTNWAKKIEEVEIKGAAVDGQGVDSAGVTDISKGPSRLELIGQLAGLVLSPGAQLAGALLGPGGTLSGQVQALAEKDNEESGDAA comes from the coding sequence ATGAGTAAAGTAGTCAAGAAGATGATGCTCGACGACCTCCGCAATAAGCTGGATGGTCGACGTGACTTTCTCGTTCTCGATCTGTCAAAGTTGGATGCAGTTGCGAATAACGAAATGCGTCTAGAGTTGGCGCAAAAAGGCATCACTCTCCTCGGTATCAAGAATCGCTTGTTGCAAGTGATTCTTCGAGATGCTGGGCTTGATGAGTTGGATGGTCCTTTATCTGGTCCTTCGACTCTGGCCTGGGGTGGAGAAGATATCGTTGGTCTTTCTAGAGAGATGACCAATTGGGCTAAGAAGATTGAAGAAGTTGAAATCAAAGGTGCTGCCGTTGATGGTCAAGGTGTTGACTCAGCGGGTGTGACCGACATCAGTAAAGGTCCAAGTCGGCTGGAACTGATTGGGCAACTTGCCGGACTCGTGTTGAGTCCAGGTGCACAGCTTGCAGGTGCTTTGCTTGGACCAGGGGGAACTCTTTCTGGTCAGGTTCAAGCTCTTGCGGAGAAAGATAACGAAGAAAGCGGCGACGCTGCGTAG
- the rpoB gene encoding DNA-directed RNA polymerase subunit beta, translated as MPIPHQRIIPTDSVRNFGKIEAKYELSDLTRIQTESYSKFLQLERKPEERRDEGLEEILREVFPVESYDGQYRLEYVKYELGKPRYSPTECRQLRLTYGRPFRVTLRLVKEEPIEEEVYLGDMPIMIGGGEFIINGSERVIVSQLHRSPGVDFVVASEPGERKEYSCRVIPERGSWIEFMVSKKETLGVRIDQSGRFSAMTLLRAMNEEYSTDTSLLEIFYKVVKTKVGKDGSDLAGLYAAEDVAYETGERAGEIIVECCHTISATQAAEIAEAGIKVVQTLDDVRDTLILNSVIEDNTVSHEEALLKIYQRLRPGNPPSLEKAKDLFAEKFYDVNRYRLGRVGRFRINRKFNQDIPDDEMTLRSEDMVNAVRYLVLLRMDDDSAYVDDIDNLGNRRLRTIDELGMDEIRKGFLKLRRTVQERMSLKDVEEMSPRTLVNPKSVSAAIDYFFGRSELSQVVDQTNPLSMLTHERRLSALGPGGLNRKRAGFEVRDVHISHYGRICPIETPEGTNIGLISSLSIFSKVDDYGFLITPYRKVSNGKVIDEIMWLRADEEASVHVAPADTRVENGVIIDERVLSRYRSDVHWIPAMDVEFIDVAPCQMVGVSAGLIPFLEHDDANRALMGSNMQRQAVPLLIAEAPLVGTGMEEEIPRYSGMVVRSDRAGKVTYVDANVIEVEGKKFPLRKYMGLNERTCLNQKPLVSVGQKVKKDQILADSAATQDGILALGRNVLVGFMSWEGFNFEDAIILSERLVKDDVYTSIHIDEFDVEIRETKLGREEFTRDIPNVSEKALRHLDDDGIVHVGTRVKQGDILVGKVVPKAKAELTPEEKLLHAIFGKAGEDVKNESLEVNSGVEGIVIQTEKFSRRMSLSEADRKVFDIEVAKIQQEGQEKIAEKFQEFVVEFDAALGRHLADDDGREIRSIEDVKFVAQYAKSFESHFDKLDIRSPQKQADLRKLMNEQWPFVVEVIDEAEQNLNSMKRGDELPNGVLQMVKVYVASKRQISVGDKMAGRHGNKGVISKVLPVEDMPYLDDGTPIDIILNPLGVPSRMNVGQILETHLGWAASKLGFRAICPVFDGAPEAEINDCLKEAGLPEEGKVRLYDGRTGEQMEQKTTVGYIYMLKLHHLVDDKVHARATGPYSLITQQPLGGKARFGGQRFGEMEVWALEAYGAAYILQELLTVKSDDVEGRTKIYESMVKGENTLEAGTPASFDVLNNEIRGLCLNMQLEKTHT; from the coding sequence ATGCCAATTCCACATCAACGAATCATTCCGACTGACTCAGTCCGTAACTTTGGTAAGATTGAAGCTAAGTATGAACTCTCGGATTTGACGCGAATTCAAACTGAGTCATACTCGAAGTTTCTGCAATTGGAGCGGAAACCAGAAGAGCGGCGGGATGAAGGTCTCGAAGAGATTTTACGAGAAGTCTTCCCGGTTGAGAGCTATGACGGTCAGTACCGTTTGGAGTATGTCAAATACGAACTCGGTAAACCACGTTACAGCCCGACTGAGTGTCGTCAGCTCCGCTTGACTTACGGTCGCCCTTTCCGTGTGACTCTTCGTCTTGTCAAAGAAGAGCCTATCGAAGAAGAGGTCTACCTCGGGGATATGCCGATCATGATTGGTGGTGGTGAATTCATCATCAATGGATCAGAGCGGGTTATCGTCAGCCAGTTGCATCGTTCACCTGGTGTTGATTTCGTTGTTGCCTCCGAACCAGGCGAACGTAAAGAGTACTCTTGCCGCGTCATTCCAGAGCGTGGTAGTTGGATTGAATTTATGGTTTCCAAAAAGGAAACCTTAGGAGTTCGTATCGATCAGAGTGGTCGCTTCTCTGCTATGACTTTGCTGCGAGCGATGAATGAAGAGTACAGTACTGACACATCTTTGCTCGAAATCTTCTATAAAGTCGTTAAGACCAAAGTTGGCAAGGATGGATCAGATCTTGCCGGTCTCTATGCTGCCGAAGATGTTGCATACGAAACTGGCGAACGAGCCGGTGAAATTATTGTTGAGTGCTGCCACACAATTTCTGCGACCCAGGCTGCTGAAATCGCGGAAGCGGGCATCAAGGTTGTGCAAACCCTGGATGATGTTCGTGACACGCTGATCCTTAACAGCGTGATCGAAGATAATACAGTCAGCCATGAAGAAGCCTTGCTGAAGATTTATCAGCGCCTGCGTCCTGGTAATCCTCCTTCACTTGAGAAGGCTAAGGATCTCTTCGCAGAGAAGTTTTACGATGTCAATCGATATCGGCTTGGTCGAGTTGGACGCTTTCGTATCAACCGCAAGTTCAATCAGGATATTCCTGATGACGAAATGACTTTGCGTTCCGAGGATATGGTCAACGCTGTTCGTTATCTTGTTTTACTACGTATGGATGATGATTCAGCTTACGTTGATGATATCGATAATCTCGGTAACCGACGTTTGCGGACTATTGATGAATTGGGGATGGATGAAATCCGTAAAGGTTTTCTGAAACTTCGGCGAACTGTTCAGGAGCGAATGAGCCTGAAAGATGTTGAAGAAATGAGTCCGCGTACTTTGGTCAATCCGAAGTCTGTTTCAGCGGCCATTGATTATTTCTTTGGGCGAAGTGAACTTTCGCAGGTGGTCGACCAGACGAATCCACTTTCGATGCTCACACACGAGCGTCGATTAAGTGCACTTGGTCCAGGTGGTTTGAATCGTAAGCGTGCAGGCTTTGAAGTTCGCGACGTACATATTTCGCACTACGGTCGAATTTGTCCGATTGAAACTCCTGAAGGTACAAACATTGGTCTGATTTCCAGTTTGAGTATCTTCTCGAAAGTTGATGACTACGGATTTTTGATCACTCCATATCGTAAGGTTTCGAATGGAAAAGTGATTGATGAAATCATGTGGTTGCGTGCTGATGAAGAAGCGAGTGTGCACGTTGCTCCTGCTGATACGCGTGTCGAAAATGGCGTGATTATTGACGAGCGCGTCTTGTCGCGTTATCGCAGTGATGTTCACTGGATTCCCGCCATGGATGTGGAATTCATCGATGTGGCACCTTGCCAAATGGTGGGTGTCTCTGCTGGGTTGATTCCTTTCCTTGAGCACGATGATGCGAACCGTGCGTTGATGGGGTCAAACATGCAACGTCAGGCGGTTCCGCTCTTGATCGCTGAAGCGCCTTTGGTCGGGACTGGGATGGAGGAAGAGATTCCTCGTTACTCCGGTATGGTTGTTCGCTCGGACCGAGCAGGAAAAGTGACGTATGTTGATGCAAACGTCATTGAGGTCGAAGGTAAGAAATTCCCTCTGCGAAAGTACATGGGGCTGAACGAGCGAACATGCTTGAATCAGAAACCGTTGGTCTCTGTTGGGCAGAAGGTTAAGAAAGACCAGATTCTTGCTGACAGTGCTGCCACACAAGATGGGATCTTGGCACTGGGACGAAATGTTCTTGTGGGCTTCATGTCGTGGGAAGGGTTCAACTTTGAAGATGCGATTATTCTCTCTGAGCGACTCGTTAAGGATGATGTTTACACTTCGATTCACATTGATGAATTCGATGTTGAGATCCGCGAGACCAAGCTTGGTCGTGAAGAGTTCACTCGAGATATCCCGAACGTGAGCGAAAAAGCTTTGCGTCATCTTGATGATGACGGGATTGTTCACGTCGGAACGCGGGTCAAGCAGGGAGATATTCTGGTTGGTAAAGTGGTCCCTAAGGCCAAAGCAGAATTGACTCCTGAAGAAAAGTTGTTGCATGCGATCTTCGGTAAGGCCGGAGAAGATGTGAAAAACGAATCTCTTGAAGTCAATAGTGGCGTTGAGGGGATTGTTATCCAAACTGAGAAGTTCTCTCGCAGAATGAGTCTTTCTGAGGCCGATCGAAAAGTTTTCGACATCGAAGTCGCAAAGATTCAACAAGAAGGTCAGGAGAAAATTGCAGAGAAGTTCCAGGAGTTTGTCGTCGAATTTGATGCCGCCTTGGGGCGTCATCTGGCAGATGATGACGGAAGGGAAATTCGCAGTATTGAAGATGTGAAGTTTGTCGCTCAATACGCGAAAAGTTTCGAAAGCCATTTCGACAAACTCGACATTCGCAGCCCTCAAAAACAAGCGGATCTGCGTAAGCTGATGAATGAACAGTGGCCGTTCGTGGTGGAAGTCATTGATGAGGCTGAGCAAAACCTGAACAGCATGAAGCGTGGAGATGAACTTCCTAACGGCGTGCTGCAGATGGTGAAGGTTTATGTGGCCTCCAAACGACAGATTTCTGTCGGGGATAAAATGGCTGGCCGTCACGGAAACAAGGGTGTAATTTCAAAAGTCTTGCCAGTTGAGGATATGCCTTATCTGGATGACGGAACCCCCATCGACATTATTCTGAACCCACTTGGTGTTCCGAGTCGTATGAACGTCGGTCAGATTTTGGAAACTCACCTTGGATGGGCAGCCTCAAAACTTGGCTTCCGTGCGATTTGCCCAGTTTTCGATGGTGCCCCAGAAGCTGAAATTAACGATTGTCTCAAGGAAGCTGGCTTGCCGGAAGAAGGAAAAGTTCGTCTTTACGATGGACGAACCGGCGAGCAGATGGAGCAGAAAACAACTGTCGGTTACATCTACATGTTGAAACTGCATCACCTTGTTGATGACAAAGTGCATGCCCGTGCAACGGGACCTTACTCGCTCATTACTCAACAACCGTTGGGTGGAAAAGCCCGCTTCGGTGGTCAGCGATTCGGAGAGATGGAAGTTTGGGCATTGGAAGCCTACGGAGCCGCTTACATCCTTCAGGAATTGCTCACTGTGAAGAGTGATGATGTTGAAGGCCGCACCAAAATTTACGAGTCAATGGTTAAGGGGGAAAACACCCTTGAGGCCGGAACACCCGCAAGTTTCGATGTGCTGAACAACGAAATTCGCGGACTGTGTTTGAACATGCAATTGGAAAAAACTCACACGTAA
- the mqnC gene encoding cyclic dehypoxanthinyl futalosine synthase, protein MITAIENDISTILEKAVAGERLTSEEGVALLKSHDLAAIGQAADAVTRRFHPEPFRTYNIDRNINYSNVCSAVCDFCAFYRPVGHDEAYVLTEEVLYNKIQETVDLGGDQILLQGGLHPQLSLEWYEDLLRGMKEKFPQVNIHGFSPPELWHFHKISKLPLETVLQRLMDAGLGSLPGGGGEILVDRVRKQITRGKVLSDGWLEVNRVWHQLGGKSTCTMMFGHVETLEERIEHLERLRQLQDESNGFTAFICWTHQPPEEAPWFGRDAEQGRSGGVDMSDVPSAGAFEYLKTQAIARLYLDNIPNIQSSWVTQGEKVGQLALFFGANDMGSLMIEENVVAQAGTVFQLSLETIRRCITDSGYIPRQRNVFYDYLDEAPATSTVS, encoded by the coding sequence ATGATCACCGCTATTGAAAACGACATATCGACGATTCTGGAGAAAGCTGTCGCTGGCGAACGCTTGACGTCAGAAGAGGGAGTGGCTTTGCTCAAGTCTCACGACCTTGCTGCAATCGGACAAGCTGCCGATGCTGTCACGCGGCGGTTCCACCCAGAGCCGTTTCGAACATATAACATTGACCGCAATATCAATTACTCGAACGTCTGTTCGGCGGTTTGTGATTTTTGTGCGTTCTATCGACCGGTTGGGCATGACGAGGCCTATGTGCTCACGGAAGAGGTTCTCTACAACAAGATTCAGGAAACTGTTGACCTTGGTGGAGATCAAATTCTTTTACAGGGTGGCCTGCATCCTCAGCTTTCCCTCGAATGGTACGAGGATCTCTTGCGGGGAATGAAAGAGAAGTTTCCTCAGGTCAACATTCATGGGTTCAGTCCTCCGGAACTTTGGCATTTTCATAAAATCAGTAAGTTACCACTTGAGACAGTCCTGCAGCGGTTGATGGATGCGGGGCTGGGCAGCCTTCCCGGTGGCGGGGGTGAGATTTTGGTGGACCGAGTCCGGAAGCAGATTACTCGAGGGAAAGTGCTCAGCGATGGTTGGTTGGAAGTTAACCGTGTCTGGCATCAACTCGGTGGGAAGAGTACCTGCACCATGATGTTCGGGCATGTCGAAACATTGGAAGAACGAATCGAACATCTTGAGCGGCTGCGTCAATTGCAGGATGAGTCGAATGGTTTCACCGCATTCATCTGCTGGACGCATCAACCACCGGAAGAAGCTCCCTGGTTTGGGCGCGATGCAGAGCAGGGGCGCAGCGGCGGAGTTGATATGTCGGACGTACCTTCTGCTGGTGCGTTTGAGTATTTGAAAACCCAGGCAATAGCACGTTTGTATTTGGACAACATCCCGAATATCCAATCAAGCTGGGTCACTCAGGGAGAGAAGGTCGGTCAACTCGCACTCTTCTTTGGTGCGAACGACATGGGAAGCTTGATGATTGAAGAGAATGTCGTAGCACAGGCTGGGACCGTGTTTCAGCTTTCCCTCGAAACAATTCGTCGTTGCATTACTGATTCGGGATACATCCCGCGTCAGCGAAACGTGTTCTACGACTATCTCGACGAAGCACCGGCCACCTCCACCGTTTCATAA